The genome window TTGACTGGTAGGTTTTGATTGAGATACCATTCTGCTTGGATCACCCCAAAACCTTTAGCATCTTGAGAAGTATTGAGGGCTGCAGTCGTCATATGGTAACCACCGCTCGCTGCGATAATAGCATCTGTCAGCAATTCGTTGTCTTTGCTGAGGGCTGATGCATTTTTACCACGATGGGTATAGGCTGCGATGATAGGAGATTTCCCCTTGTATAAATCACGCATCCGTTCGGTAAGACGCGTCAAGGCTTGGTAGGTAGAGTCATAGGCAATGCTATCTCCCCAAACTTCCGCATAAGGTGCAGAGACATTGGTCTTACCTAGTCGATCAGCATCTCCAGTAGAGATATCGTTGATCATGAAGTCATAGCCTTCTTTTTTGAGGGCCTCAGTTGCAGCTGTGGCTAGTTCTGGATAGTGTTCGCTCAAAGAGAAGCCTTTTCCAGGTTCACTGACTTTTTCCACCCAGTTAGAGCCCATGGTATCCCCTTGCCATCCATCAAAATTCCCTTCTTTCATGGCTTTGGTCATGACTTCAATGATAAATTTTTGCCAATTTGGATCACCCGGATCGAGAAATTGTTGGATATCAGTCGCTGTGACATCACCCTTTTTACCGAAGTTGAAATGGTCTTGTAGATTGCGAACAATGGCACTTTTCACTTCATTTGGGACCCCTTCTTCGAGGGAAACTGCGTAAATCATGTTATAGAGCATGGCTTTGGCACCAGTTGTATGGACATGAGCCACCAGCTCTTTGACTGCTTCTGTATCGATGACAGGTAAGTAGGACTTGCGCTTGTCAGGATCTGTTTCGCTATTTGGAATCAAGAAAGTCGCCCAGTCTTGAGTGAAACGTTCAACATTTGCTGGGAATGGGTTGGCAGGTGTATTGTAAACGTCGTAGAAGAAGTAGTTGTTGATGTGCATATTGGCCAATTGGTCAATACTATTCTTGTAGCCTTCTACCTGATCATTGGTGATGGAGTTGTGATTGTCTTTTGAGCCGGCAACCACCCCATAACGTGGGTAGATCGTCCAGTCATCTTCAACAGCAAGACCCGCTGCCTTATGAAAGGCTTGGGAGCCATCTGCTTTCTTACCAAGGACATCTACGATAAATCCAGCATTAGGTGAAAAGACCGTACTTGGAATCGTCAGCTCGCTACCTTCAACGTTTTTCTTTTCATAAATGACCTGATCTAAATGAGAGACAGTGACATCAGAAGAAACCACTTCAGGGTTGTTGATGGAGATCCGGACGTCTTCCCCACTTTTATAAGTCGCTTTATCAAAGGTGACGTCGTTGGTGATTTTTGGAGTATTATAAGTAGTTGCTGGAGCTGCACTGACCGGTTGAGTGGCAGTTACAGTTGGTGTTGATTCCGATGGAGAAGAAGTTGCTTCCGTCGTAGCAACTTCCTCACTAGTAGTGGTAGGAGTACTGGTGTTGGTTGCTACTGGTTGAGCGGTTGCTGAAATCTCAGAAGTCGGATTGCTGTTGACCTCGTCAGCCATGGCAACAGAGCTTACCATCAAGGCTCCAAAAAGGGTAATCATAGAGACCAATGCCTTGTTGCGTTTGCGGAAATAGCCGTGCCCTTTTTCAGAGACACTATTTTTTTGTTGATTCATTTTTTTCTCCCACATACTGTTTGTATAGTTCGTTGAACAGTTTAAAGTAAATTGTTCTATCGATGCCAATAAGTATACGACATTTCACTAGATAGTGTCAATTTAAGAATGAAAGCTAGCATGTAAACTTTCATGAAATTATTAGAAAACCGCACTAAATAAAGGTTTTTGATTCAGAAAAATGAACAAACGGAAAACGTTTGACACAAAATTTCCTCGCATTTAAAAAAAGGTACAAATTAGTGATAAAAGTAAATAGAGGAGAAATGCTTGTACAAACCTTATTACTAAAGGGAATCAGCAACAGCTCTTACGAGCCTTGGCTTACTTGGTGTGATCGCAACAGGCTTTGGTCTTACTCGAAAGAAAAAAGAAGACTAAGATTTTCTTTTAATCCTTTAAAAAAATATCACGATTAAAAACCAGAAGGCACAACCTTTTGGTTTTTTTATAATGCATGAAAAGGGAATTGATGACAATTTCCTATAGGTTCTCCTCCATATTTGTGATACAATTAAACTACTATTATCGAAGGGAGAAACTATGATTAATTCAATTGTTTCACAAGGTTTGATTTGGGCCATTTTAGGGTTAGGAATCTTTATGACCTTCCGAATTCTAGATTTTCCAGATATGACGACAGAAGGTTCTTTCCCGCTTGGAGGAGCGGTGGCGGTGACCTTGATTACCAAAGGGGTCAATCCACTACTTGCGACGCTGGCTGCTATTGGAGCAGGGTGCTTGGCAGGACTTGCGACGGGTCTTCTCTACACAAAAGGAAGAATCCCGACACTCTTGTCAGGGATCCTTGTAATGACGTCTTGTAACTCGGTTATTCTCTTTGTCATGCAGCGGGCTAATTTGGGACTTCTGGGCTATAAAAAAATTCAGGAATTTCTTCCTTTTGCCAGTGGGTTCAATGAGATTCTGATTGGCTTGATTTTCGTCACGCTTGTGATCCTTGGTTTGATCTTCTTCTTGGATACACGCTTGGGGCAAGCCTATATTGCGACAGGGGACAATCCAGATATGGCCAAGAGCTTTGGGATCAACACAGACCGGATGGAATTGATGGGCTTGGTCATTTCAAATGGGATTATTGCTCTTTCTGGTGCACTGATGGCCCAGCAAGAAGGCTATGCGGATGCTTCACGCGGGATTGGTGTCATCGTTATTGGGCTTGCCAGCCTCATTATTGGAGAGGTTCTCTTTTCAAATGTCACCTTGACAGAGCGCTTGCTCAGTATTGCGATCGGATCGATCGCCTACCAATTTTTGATTTGGGCCGTGATTGCGCTTGGTATCAATACCAGCTATATTCGAATCTTCAGTGCCTTGATCTTGGCTATCTGCCTGATGATTCCAACCTTTAAGGGAAAAATCATGAAAGGAGCGAAACTCAGTAAATGACAGCAATTGTAGAATTAAAAAATGTAACCAAAGCCGTGAGCAATGGGATGAACGAAGAAAAAGTCATTCTGGATGATGTTTCCTTGGAAATTCGAGAGCATGATTTTATCACAATTTTGGGGGGGAATGGAGCTGGAAAATCAACCCTCTTTAATACCATTGCTGGGACGCTTCCGGTGAGCAGTGGGAAGATTTATATTTTGGGGGAAGATGTAACCAACTATTCTCCTGAAAAAAGAGCCAAGTACCTATCGCGGGTCTTTCAAGATCCTAAAATGGGGACGGCGCCTCGCATGACAGTAGCGGAAAACCTCTTGGTAGCGAAGTTTCGCGGAGAGAAACGTGGCTTGATTCCGCGTCACTTGGCCAGCTATAAAGAAGAGTTTCAAACAGTCCTTGCTAAGATCGGCAATGGCTTGGAAAATCATATCGACACAGCCGTTGAGTTTCTATCAGGTGGGCAACGACAAGCCTTGAGTCTGTTGATGGCGACACTGAAACGTCCAGAACTCTTGCTTTTAGATGAACACACTGCTGCCTTGGATCCCAAAACCAGTCAGGCCCTCATGACCTTAACGGATGAGTTTGTGAAACAAGATGCCCTCACAGCTCTTATGATCACCCACCA of Streptococcus sp. S5 contains these proteins:
- a CDS encoding ABC transporter ATP-binding protein encodes the protein MTAIVELKNVTKAVSNGMNEEKVILDDVSLEIREHDFITILGGNGAGKSTLFNTIAGTLPVSSGKIYILGEDVTNYSPEKRAKYLSRVFQDPKMGTAPRMTVAENLLVAKFRGEKRGLIPRHLASYKEEFQTVLAKIGNGLENHIDTAVEFLSGGQRQALSLLMATLKRPELLLLDEHTAALDPKTSQALMTLTDEFVKQDALTALMITHHMEDALKYGNRLIVMKDGHIVQDLNQEEKSQMTIADYYQLFEKE
- a CDS encoding ABC transporter permease; translated protein: MINSIVSQGLIWAILGLGIFMTFRILDFPDMTTEGSFPLGGAVAVTLITKGVNPLLATLAAIGAGCLAGLATGLLYTKGRIPTLLSGILVMTSCNSVILFVMQRANLGLLGYKKIQEFLPFASGFNEILIGLIFVTLVILGLIFFLDTRLGQAYIATGDNPDMAKSFGINTDRMELMGLVISNGIIALSGALMAQQEGYADASRGIGVIVIGLASLIIGEVLFSNVTLTERLLSIAIGSIAYQFLIWAVIALGINTSYIRIFSALILAICLMIPTFKGKIMKGAKLSK